ctggcgTCCCAGGagtggcagggatggaggacaAGGGACAGCAAACACCAGGACCCCCAAGCTGGCTCTGGAGCCACTGGAGTGTCCCTGAAATCCATTCAAGACTCCAAAGCTGTGACCAGGAGCAACGTGAGGGATGGAAAACCTGAATAATGCCAGAGATTCCGTGCCTGGGGacctcagagcagcccctgtgtgtgccagagctgggcgCAGTTGGGgaccctctcccagcccctgtgtgtgccagagctgggggcagTTGGGgaccctctcccagccctgtgtgtgccagagctgaggggcAGGTGGGgaccctctcccagcccctgtgtgtgccagagctggggggcagttggggaccccagagcagcccctgtgtgtgccagagctggggggcaggtggggaccccagagcagcccctgtgtgtgccagagctgggggcaggttGGGgaccctctcccagcccctgtgtgtgccagagctgggggcagTTGGGgaccctctcccagcccctgtgtgtgccagagctggggggcaGTTGGGgaccctctcccagcccctgtgtgtgccagagctggggggcaGTTGGGgaccctctcccagctcctgtgtgtgccagagctgggggcagTTGGGgaccctctcccagccctgtgtgtgccagagctgggggcagTTGGGgaccctctcccagcccctgtgtgtgccagctctgggggcagtTGGGgaccctctcccagcccctgtgtgtgccagagctggggggcaggtggggaccccagagcagcccctgtgtgtgccagagctgggggcaggtggggaccctctcccagcccctgtgtgtgccagctgcagtTGGGgaccctctcccagcccctgggcagctccaggagggacAGACTCACCCCGGTACTCGGAGAAGGACAAGGAGTAGATGACGGACTCGCCCAGCACGGTGAAGAGCAGGCGGCTGCCATCGGGGCTCCAGCAGCCTGTCTGTGGGACAGTGCCACCCTGTCACCCTGTCTgtgggacagtgccacccctgcctcTGGGACAGTGTCACCCTATCACCCTGTCTGTGGGACAGTGCCACCCTGTCACCCTGTCTgtgggacagtgccacccctgcctcTGGGACAGTGTCACCCTGTCACCCTGTCTGTGGGACAGTGCCACCCTGTCACCTTGTGGGACAGTGCCACCCTGTCTGTGGGACAGTGCCACCCTGTCACCCTGTCTGGGACAGTGCCACCCTGTCACCTTGTgggacagtgccaccctgccTGGGACAGTGCCACCCTGTCACCTTgtgggacagtgccacccctgcctcTGGGACAGTGTCACCCTATCACCTTGTGGGACAGTGCCACCCTGTCACCCTGTCTgtgggacagtgccacccctgcctcTGGGACAGTGTCACCCTATCACCCTGTCTGTGGGACAGTCACCCTGTCACCAGGACAGTCCTCCTTTCACCCTGCCTgtgggacagtgccacccctgcctcTGAGACAGTGTCACCCCTGTCACCCTGCCCATGGGACAGTCAAGTCACCCTGTGGGACAGTGTCACCCTGTCACCCTGTCTGCATGACAGTCACCCTGTCACCTTGTGGTACAGTCACCCTGTCACCCAGTCACCCTGCCCATGGGACAGCCACCCCGTCTGTGGGACAGTGTCACCCTGTGGGACACTGTCACCCTGTCTGTGGGACAGTGCCACCCTGTGAGACAATGCCACCCTGTCACCCTGCCTGTGGGACAGTCACCCTGTCACCCTGCCCATGGGACAGTGCCACCCTGTCACCTTGCCTGTGGGACAGTGCCACCCTGTGAGACAATGTCACCCTGTCTGTGGGACAGTGTCACCCTGTGGGACAGTGCCACCCTGTCACCCTGTCTGTGGGACAGTGTCACCCTGTGAGACAATGCCACCCGGTCACCCTGCCTGTGGGACAGTCACCCTGTCACCCTGCCCGTGGGACAGTGCCACCCTATCACCCTGCCCGTGGGACAGTGCCACCCTATCACCCNNNNNNNNNNNNNNNNNNNNNNNNNNNNNNNNNNNNNNNNNNNNNNNNNNNNNNNNNNNNNNNNNNNNNNNNNNNNNNNNNNNNNNNNNNNNNNNNNNNNNNNNNNNNNNNNNNNNNNNNNNNNNNNNNNNNNNNNNNNNNNNNNNNNNNNNNNNNNNNNNNNNNNNNNNNNNNNNNNNNNNNNNNNNNNNNNNNNNNNNNNNNNNNNNNNNNNNNNNNNNNNNNNNNNNNNNNNNNNNNNNNNNNNNNNNNNNNNNNNNNNNNNNNNNNNNNNNNNNNNNNNNNNNNNNNNNNNNNNNNNNNNNNNNNNNNNNNNNNNNNNNNNNNNNNNNNNNNNNNNNNNNNNNNNNNNNNNNNNNNNNNNNNNNNNNNNNNNNNNNNNNNNNNNNNNNNNNNNNNNNNNNNNNNNNNNNNNNNNNNNNNNNNNNNNNNNNNNNNNNNNNNNNNNNNNNNNNNNNNNNNNNNNNNNNNNNNNNNNNNNNNNNNNNNNNNNNNNNNNNtttttttcttaaatcttggtttttttccagcctttttcttGGCGAGGCTCCCCCATCCCGTGGGAGTGGAGTTGCTCCATGGGAAGGTCGTGGatgcagcccctgggggggAAAAACTGGAGCCTCctcgggggtggggggggggaaaagttgattttttttttttaatttgaaattacaGCCAGCATTggaattaataataataataataatagtaataatggGGAAAAAGGAGAATCTGCGGAGCTCAGCCGGTCTGGAGCGAGGGGGAAGCCCCGCAGGGACACGAGGGACACTCGAGGGTTTtgtggtggcactgctggaggtggctcctgacaaaagaaaaaaaaaaaagggggtgcTGGAAATAGGGACAgcttggagggaaaaaaaaaaaaataacccccaaaAAAGGGTTTTCCAGGATTCTGCTCTTCCCAGCGTGGGAGGGCTCGGTCCTGTCCGTTCTTCCTCCCtcaccctcctcttcctgccccagccacatccccagggctgtggggtgcgGGGGGTGGGTCCCCAAAAGGAAATTGGGATCgttcccaggcagcagctttggggTGAGCAGCCCGGGTGAGGAGCCCAGGAGGGGACCCTGAATTCCCTGCTCCCGTTTTGGGGTCGGGGTGTGACCCCCTCAATCTCTGGGGGGTGCAGAGGGAGCTCCCCGGGATGGCTGCTGGTCCATGGATCCccccctgtcctggggtgtcCATCCCTACCTGTCCCGGGGTGTCCATCCCACCTGTCCCGCGTGTCCATCCCACCTGTCCCAGGCCATCCCAAGTGTCCCAGGGTGTCCATCCCCCCTGTCCTGAGGTGTCCATCCCCACCTGTCCTGGGGTGTCCATCCCACCTGTCCTGGGGTGTCCATCCCACCTTCCGGGGTGTCCACTGCCTGGTCCTGGGGTTCCATCCCACTGTCCCGGGTGtccatcccaccctgctcccgAGGTGTCCAGCCCCCCTGTCCTGAGGTGTCCATCCCCCCTGGTCCCGGGGTGTCCATCCccccctgtcctggggtgtcCATCCCCACCTATCCTGGGGTGTCCATCCCCCCTGTCCTGGGCCATCCCCACCTGTCCTGGGGTGTCCATCCCACCTGTCCTGGGGTGTCCATCCCACCTGTCCTGGGGTGTCCATCCCCACCTGTCCCGGGGTGGTTCCCAGCCCgctccctgtcctggggtgtcCAGCCCCCCTGTCCTGGGGCATCCCACCTGTCCTGGGGTGTCCATCCccccctgtcctggggtgtccatcccccctgtcctggggtgtcCATCCCACCTGTCCTGGGGTGTCCATCCccccctgtcctggggtgtcCATCCCCACCTGTCCTGGGGTGTCCATCCCCACCTGTCCTGGGGTGTCCATCCccccctgtcctggggtgtccatcccctccctgtcctggggtgtcCATCCCACCTGTCCTGGGGTGtccatccctccctgtcccaggccatccatccccacctgccccaggccATTCCCACCTGTCCCAGGCCATCCATCCCCACCTGTCCCGGGTCTTTCCCACCTGTCCCAGGCCATCCCACCTGTCCTGGGGTGTCCATCCCACCTGTCCCGGGCCATCCCCACCACTGTCCCCCCCAGGGCAGGTGGAGAGTGACcaccccacaccccccccaGTGCTTCCCACCCCGGGTACCCCCACCCTTATCCCACTCCCCGTTGTCCCGGGAGAAGCTGCAGCCGAGCCGGGAGCCCGGGGCGGGCACCGAGGCGGGCACCGAGGAGGGCACCGGGGAGGAGCCGGAGTCCCTCGGGAGAGGAGCTGCCCCGGctgccccatctccatcccGAGGGAAGCAGGAATCTCgttttgatttgggttttttttttttttttcgtaaAAAACAcgcaaaaaagaaaaaaaaaaaggaaaggcagcagaagctcCCCGGGGAGGGGGCGCAGGGCCCGgcccccccagcacccccccCGGCTCTCTCTCTCGATAtctatttttgcatttgtatatttttatataggAAACTTtaagcatttgtattttaataacCCTGTGAAGCACTATGAGCTCCCCCCCTCAGCCCGAAATCCACAAAGGATTGGGACAAAAAAAACCGGGAAGTTTCTTAATTTAATGGTCAATTTGGTGATTTTACCCCCACCCCGACGCCCACCCACCCcgagcccagctctgtccccagagggGATCAAGTGCCAAACCCCAGCCCGGGATGTCCCCGGTGTGTCCCCTCCCGGTGatgtccccgctgtcccctccccatgGATTGTCCCCAAGGAGTTTGGCTTTCCTATGGAAACGCAGCCACGAGGGAGGGGGACCCccggggggggggaggggggggggctCCGAgcattttgggggggggggtccaCACCACCAGCGCTGCTCCAGTGCcgggagggggaaggggagggggcagctgggTCCCACCGCCCCCATTTTGGCTCTGTTGGCACCGGGgtccccaccctgctcctggcacccccagacccccccccagcagcccccagacccccccccAGCCATTCCCGGGACACAAAACTCAAACGTGCCTTGacaaggggggggggggggacaggctggggatgagccCCCCCCTGCTCCGAGGGTCtggggggggctctgggggcttcccccctcccccagcttTAACCCACTGTCACCCCTTCATTCcggggggggccggggccgcttCTCTATGCAGCGGgggggggggtcctggggggtccAGCCCCCCCAAACTGGCAATAATTCTCTCCCTGTTTGATCTGGTCCCGTCTCTGTTGTTTTAatttggggaaggggaggggagggggggtcGGTTTTTACAAATTCTGATGTCATAAACCTCCCCCCCccaaggcaatttttttttgggggggggggaggaggaggggggtggtggatgattttttttttttttttttgggtccCAAAGTGctatttttttgtacaaaaaGACTTAGATGAAACTGTTAGTTTTGGGGGGCTCCTTTGTAAATGGGGAACGACGAGTTCTTTTTGTAATAAACACGAGTCGCTGGCGTTGTCTGCAAGTCTGAGGGGGGTCCTTGGGGGGGGTCCCAGGCCGGTTttgggggtgggcaggggggcAATCggcggggacacggggacactgAGCTCTCTGTGGGGGTCCCaggctggttttggggggtggcaggggggCATCGgcggggacaggggacactgagctCTGTTTGGGGGCGGTCACTGAGCTCTTTTTGGGGGGGTCACAGGCCGGTTTTGGGGGGTGCAGTTGGTCCCAGAGTGACAccaggggggacaggggacactgagctCTGTTTGGGGGGTGCAGTCAGTTCCAGAgtggcactgaggggacaggggacactgagctCTGTTTGGGGGGGGTCCCAGGCCGGTTTTGGGGGTTGCAGTTGGTCCCAGAGTGACACcagggggggacaggggacactgagctCTGTTTGGGGGGTCCCAGGCCGGTTTTGGGGGGTGCAGTTGGTCCCAGAGTggcaccagcagggacaggggacactgagctCTGTTTGGGGGTTCCCaggctggttttggggggtggcaggggggCACCAgcggggacaggggacactgagctctgtgtggggcgtcccaggctggttttggggggtggcaggggggCACCAgcggggacaggggacactgagctCTGTTTGGGGGTTGCAGTTGGTTCCAGAgtggcactgaggggacaggggacactgagctCTGTTTGAGGGGGGGTCCCAGGCCGGTTTTGAGGGAGTGGCAGGGAGGCaccagggggacaggggacactgagcGCTGTTTGGGGGGGGGTCCCAGGCCAGTTttggggggtggcaggggggCACGAgcggggacaggggacactgagcGGTTTGGGGGGGTCCCAGGCCGGTTttggggggtggcaggggggCACCAgcggggacaggggacactgagcGGTTTGGGGGGGTTCCAGGCCGGTTttggggggtggcaggggggCACCAgcggggacaggggacactgagctgtTTGGGTGACGCAGGGCAGGGGGCCAGGCCTGGCTGCGCCCCCCCAGACACCCCGGCTCTCTCCTCCCTGATGCGGGGGcagcaccttcctcctcctcctccttctccttttcttcctcctcctcctcctcctcctgctgctgctcctgctgctcctggctcctctTCCCACCGGCCCCGCGGAGGCTCCCATGGGGCGcccaggtgggtgctgggggggcACAGCCGAGGCTGGGGGGGGCCTTTCTGGGGTGGTCCAAAGCCCCCCCCTGGTGCGAGCGTGTCCCCTGGCAGGTCCCCACAACCTGACCTGCGTGTCCTACAAGCACCCGAGTGTGCGGGGGGCGCTGGGGGATGCGGGGGGGGCGGCGGCCGGCGCCGTTCGCTGCCCCCCCGGGCAGTGCTGCGTGGGCATCTGGAACCGCAGCCACGCTCTGGTGCAGGGTGagacccccgggacccccggcTCGGGGCAGGGCGAAAGGGGGGCTGCGGTTTGAGCCTGCCCCGGGCAGGGTTGGAGGGGCAGAAGGGGACTGGTCCTGCCCcaggggggattttgggggaggatggagaggtTTGGTCCTGCCCCGGGGGGGGATGGAGGGGTTGGTTCTGCCCCGGGGGGGGGATGGAGGGGTTGGTTCTGCCCCGGGGGTAAATTTGGGGAGGGTAGGGAGCTGGTCCTGCCCCGGGGGGAAATTTGGGGAGGATACAAAGCCTGGTCCTGCCCCAGGGGGAAATTTGGGGAGGATGGAGTGGTTGGTTCTGCCccagggggattttggggaggatACAGAGCCTGGTTCTGCcctgggggggatttggggaggatACAGAGCCGGGTCCTGCCccagggggattttgggggggatgGAGGGGTTGGTCCTGCCccggggggatttggggaggatACAGAGCCTGGTCCTGCcctgggggggatttggggaggatggaggggttggtcctgccctggggaggatACAGAGCCTggtcctgccctgggtgggatttggggaggatggagaggttggtcctgccctgggggggattttggggggatggAGAGGTTGGTCCTGCCCCAGGGGGAAATTTGGGGAGGATACAGAGCCTGGTTCTGCCCCagggggggattttgggggaggatggagaggtTTGGTTCTGCCctgggggggattttggggaggcTACAGAGCCGGGTCCTGCCccagggggattttgggggggatggagaggctgttcctgccccggggggattttggggaggatACAGAGCCTGGTCCTGCcctgggggggatttggggaggatggagaggtTTGGTTCTGCCctgggggaatttggggaggCAAAAGGGGTCTGAACCGGGCCgggggggcaggagcagggtctGAACCGGGCCgggggggcaggagcagggtctGATCCGGGCCgggggggcaggggcaggagcagggtctGAACGGGGCCgggggggcaggagcagggtctGAACTGGGCCGGGGGGACAGGAGCGGGGTCTGATCCGGGCCGGGGGGGCAGGAGCGGGGTCTGAACCTGGCGGGGGGGGCAGGAGCGGGGTCTGAACAGGGCCGGGAGGATCGGGGAGGTTCTGGTCCCTCCCCAGCGGCCGCCTTGGCCTTGGCCTTGAGCAGCGGCTGCAGCGGCGCTGGGGAGGAGCCGCTGTGGGGGGGACCCGCACGGGGGTCCCACCTGTCCCCTGCCCCCCCTCCCCGAGGTGACCGTGCCGCTGTCAcccccccaggctgctgggggggCCGGGGGGACTCGTGTCCCTCGGCCACCTgcgcccccagccccgcgggCCACCCCGGCAGCTCcgtgctgctgtgcctgtgccacgGCCACCTCTGCAACGGCAACGCCACCGGGAcagcggcggccgcgggggcGAACGGGGGACCGGGGGGGCCCCGCCAGGGCCCAGGTACGGGGCCGGGGGGTTCTGGGGGGCACTCGGGggtggggacacacaggggacacacGGGGGATGCTAACACCTGCAGGGGACCCACGAGGGGTCCTGGCACCTTCAGGGGACCCACGGGGGATCCTGGCACCTTCAGGGGACCccatggtggggagggggggctgGGGCTCACTGGGGACCCTGGGGGACCCTGGGGGTCCATGAGGGGAACCCGGGACTCGTGGGGGACTGGGGAAGCCGTGGGatcccccagtgtcccccaccACCACCCCGGACAGCCGGGGGTCGGGGGGGCTCCGTGTCACCTCAgtctctgtccccagtgcccgGCCGGGGGGGGTCCGCGGGgaccctgtggctgctgggtgccagccccctcctcctcatcctcctcacctgcctgggcGTCCTCGgtagggacagggacatggcgGGGACGGGGGgacccctgggcacagccaccccttcccccatgtcccctgggtgtccccaagtgccacacctCCGGTGTTCCCAGAGTGGGGGGTGGAGCCGGGTGGGGGTCCCCAGGTTTTGTGTCACCCTTTCCCTGGGGCGGGGGGTCCCCGGTGTCCTTGTGACCCctggggtgggctgggctgtcccccGTGTCCCTGGATGCCACATGTCCCCCGCCTggctggggggggggagggctgttgtcccctggtgtccccacgTCCCGTGTCCCTGATTTTGGGGGGGGTTCCTGGGTGGGGGGGTCCCCGCATGGgggtgtccctggtgtcccccatCCAGGACTGCGTTGGACAAGGGCCCGCAAGGGGCAGCCACCGCGGGGGGGGCGGAGAATCGGGGTCCCCCCGGAGCCCCCCAGCCCGGACCTGCCGGCGCTGCACTTCCTGCAGGTGTGGGGCACCGGCGGGGCGGGGGACACCCACGGGGGGACACCCACGGGGGGACACCCATGGGGCGAGGGACACCCACGGGGGGAGGAACACCCACGGGGCAAGGGACACCCATGGGGCGGGGGACACCCACGGGGGGACACCCATGGGGGGACACCCACGGGGGGACACCCACGGGGCGAGGGACACCCACGGGGGGAGGGACACCATGGGGCGGGGGACACCCATGGGGGGAGGGACACCCATGGGGGGGAGGGACACCCACGGGGGGAGGGACACCCACGGGGGGACACCCACGGGGCAAGGGACACCCACAGGCGGGGGACACCCATGGGGGGAGGGACACCAACGGGGGGAGGGACACCCACGGAGGGATACCCACGGGGGGAGGGACACCCATTGGGGGGGAGGGACACCCATGTGGGGGAGGGACACCCACGGGGGGAGGGACACCCACGAGACAAGGGACACTCACGGGTCAAAGGACACCCGCGGGACAAGGGACACCCACGAGGACACCCAagtgggagggcagggaaggaggtgacGCTGGGAGAGGGCACCCAAATGGGGAAGGGACATGGGCACACCCATGGCAGAGAGGGCATCAATCCGGGGAGGGGGCACAACAGCGCTGGGGATGCCCGGTGTCCCCAAAGGCGATCCCTGCGTGGGGCCGCCGGGGCGCTGGGCACACGCGGTGCCAGCCGTGTCCCCTGTGTGCCCGGCACGGGGCAGGTGCTGCAGTCGGGGCGCTTCTCGGCCGTGTGGCGGGGCACGCTGCGCCAGAGGCCCGTGGCCATCAAGGCGTTCGCGGCCGGGGCCGGCCGGAGGTTCGCGGCCGAGCGCGCCGTGCACGCCCTGCCGCTGATGGAGCACGAGAAcgtggccaggctgctgcacacCCGGGCGGCCGCGCCCCGGGCCCGCGGggggctcctggtgctgcagctctaCCCGGCCGTGGGTCACCGCGGGGGCTGGGGGGGTACCGGGGGGtaccggggtgggggggggaaagggagcTTGGGGGGCTGGGGGGTACCGGGGGGTACCGGGGATGGGGGGAATGGAGTTTTGGAGGGTACCCGGGGGGTTGTAACACGGAGCTTGGGGGGCATGGGGGTAtcggggggtgggggggaaagggagTTTGGGGGTGGGTACCAGGGGGGGTGTAACAGGAGTTTGGGAGGCTTGGGGATACcgggggtggggagggaaagggagctTGGGGGGGTACCAAGGGGGTTGGTGTAAACAGGAGTTTGGAGGTTTGGGGGGTACCGGGGTGGTGGGGGAAAACAGGAGTTTGGGGGCTCGGGGGATAccagggtgggggggaagggagTCTGGGGGCTTTGGGGTTACCAGGGGGTGTTAACAGAGGAGtttggggggcacaggggatACTGGGGAGGTGTAACAGGAATTTGGGGGCCACAGGGGGGGACCAGGGGGGTGTAACAGGAAtttggggggcacagggagtATCGGGGGCTCAGGGGGCTTGGTTGtaagggggatttggggggctcgggggtgTGCAAGGGATTGGGGGGCTCGTGGGGGGTGCGTGGGACACTCGGGGAGCACAGGGGTGGTGGGGATGGGGGGCCGGTGGGGGAGTGCCCCACGTCCCCAGCCGTGTCCCTCGcgtgtccccagggctccctgcgCCATTTCCTGGGGCAGCACGTGGGCACCTGGGCGGGCAGCGTGCGCCTGGCGCTGTCCCTGGCCCGCGGCCTGGCCTTcctgcaccaggagctgtggcGTGACGGTGAGGGTGGCACCCCTggtgtgccctgccctgggcccccctgccctgtcccctccccgtgACTGacccccggtgtccccagggctgtaCAAGCCCAGCGTGGTGCACCGGGACCTGAGCAGCCAGAACGTGCTGGTGCGGGAGGATGGCACCTGCGCCATCGGAGACTTCGGGCTGGCACTGGCGCTGCCACCCCGTGCCCAGGACAGCGGTGGCAGCCGGCACGCCGTGGCCATCCGCAAGGTGACAGGGGTGACAGG
This portion of the Serinus canaria isolate serCan28SL12 chromosome 25, serCan2020, whole genome shotgun sequence genome encodes:
- the LOC127060453 gene encoding collagen alpha-2(VIII) chain-like isoform X5 — its product is MLKVSYIKIYKCKNRYREREPGGVLGGPGPAPPPRGASAAFPFFFSFLRVFYEKKKKNPNQNEIPASLGMEMGQPGQLLSRGTPAPPRCPPRCPPRCPPRAPGSAAASPGTTGSGIRVGVPGVGSTGGGVGWSLSTCPGGDSGGDGPGQVGWTPQDRWDGLGQVGKTRDRWGWMAWDRWEWPGAGGDGWPGTGRDGHPRTGGMDTPGQGGDGHPRTGGDGHPRTGGDGHPRTGGMDTPGQGGMDTPGQVGMDTPGQVGWTPQDRWDGHPRTGGMDTPGQVGMDTPGQGGIHGPAAIPGSSLCTPQRLRGSHPDPKTGAGNSGSPPGLLTRAAHPKAAAWERSQFPFGDPPPAPHSPGDVAGAGRGG
- the LOC127060453 gene encoding translation initiation factor IF-2-like isoform X1 → MLKVSYIKIYKCKNRYREREPGGVLGGPGPAPPPRGASAAFPFFFSFLRVFYEKKKKNPNQNEIPASLGMEMGQPGQLLSRGTPAPPRCPPRCPPRCPPRAPGSAAASPGTTGSGIRVGVPGVGSTGGGVGWSLSTCPGGDSGGDGPGQVGWTPQDRWDGLGQVGKTRDRWGWMAWDRWEWPGAGGDGWPGTGRDGHPRTGGMDTPGQGGDGHPRTGGDGHPRTGGDGHPRTGGMDTPGQGGMDTPGQVGMDTPGQVGWTPQDRWDGHPRTGGDGPGQGGWTPQDRWDGHPRTGGMDTPGQVGMDTPGQGGIHGPAAIPGSSLCTPQRLRGSHPDPKTGAGNSGSPPGLLTRAAHPKAAAWERSQFPFGDPPPAPHSPGDVAGAGRGG
- the LOC127060453 gene encoding collagen alpha-1(IV) chain-like isoform X8, with the translated sequence MLKVSYIKIYKCKNRYREREPGGVLGGPGPAPPPRGASAAFPFFFSFLRVFYEKKKKNPNQNEIPASLGMEMGQPGQLLSRGTPAPPRCPPRCPPRCPPRAPGSAAASPGTTGSGIRVGVPGVGSTGGGVGWSLSTCPGGDSGGDGPGQVGWTPQDRWDGLGQVGMDTPGQVGMDTPGQGGMDTPGQVGMDTPGQVGWTPQDRWDGHPRTGGDGPGQGGWTPQDRWDGHPRTGGMDTPGQVGMDTPGQGGIHGPAAIPGSSLCTPQRLRGSHPDPKTGAGNSGSPPGLLTRAAHPKAAAWERSQFPFGDPPPAPHSPGDVAGAGRGG
- the LOC127060453 gene encoding uncharacterized PE-PGRS family protein PE_PGRS54-like isoform X4, coding for MLKVSYIKIYKCKNRYREREPGGVLGGPGPAPPPRGASAAFPFFFSFLRVFYEKKKKNPNQNEIPASLGMEMGQPGQLLSRGTPAPPRCPPRCPPRCPPRAPGSAAASPGTTGSGIRVGVPGVGSTGGGVGWSLSTCPGGDSGGDGPGQVGWTPQDRWDGLGQVGKTRDRWGWMAWDRWEWPGAGGDGWPGTGRDGHPRTGGMDTPGQGGDGHPRTGGDGHPRTGGDGHPRTGGDGHPRTGGDGHPRTGGMDTPGQGGWTPQDRGGWTPQDRWDGHPRTGGMDTPGQVGMDTPGQGGIHGPAAIPGSSLCTPQRLRGSHPDPKTGAGNSGSPPGLLTRAAHPKAAAWERSQFPFGDPPPAPHSPGDVAGAGRGG
- the LOC127060453 gene encoding collagen alpha-1(I) chain-like isoform X2 codes for the protein MLKVSYIKIYKCKNRYREREPGGVLGGPGPAPPPRGASAAFPFFFSFLRVFYEKKKKNPNQNEIPASLGMEMGQPGQLLSRGTPAPPRCPPRCPPRCPPRAPGSAAASPGTTGSGIRVGVPGVGSTGGGVGWSLSTCPGGDSGGDGPGQVGWTPQDRWDGLGQVGKTRDRWGWMAWDRWEWPGAGGDGWPGTGRDGHPRTGGMDTPGQGGDGHPRTGGDGHPRTGGDGHPRTGGDGHPRTGGDGHPRTGGMDTPGQGGWTPQDRGGWTPQDRWGWTPQDRWDGHPRTGGMDTPGQVGMDTPGQGGIHGPAAIPGSSLCTPQRLRGSHPDPKTGAGNSGSPPGLLTRAAHPKAAAWERSQFPFGDPPPAPHSPGDVAGAGRGG
- the LOC127060453 gene encoding collagen alpha-1(I) chain-like isoform X10, encoding MLKVSYIKIYKCKNRYREREPGGVLGGPGPAPPPRGASAAFPFFFSFLRVFYEKKKKNPNQNEIPASLGMEMGQPGQLLSRGTPAPPRCPPRCPPRCPPRAPGSAAASPGTTGSGIRVGVPGVGSTGGGVGWSLSTCPGGDSGGDGPGQVGWTPQDRWDGLGQVGMDTPGQVGMDTPGQGGMDTPGQVGWTPQDRGDGHPRTGGDGHPRTGGMDTPGQVGMDTPGQGGIHGPAAIPGSSLCTPQRLRGSHPDPKTGAGNSGSPPGLLTRAAHPKAAAWERSQFPFGDPPPAPHSPGDVAGAGRGG
- the LOC127060453 gene encoding translation initiation factor IF-2-like isoform X6 produces the protein MLKVSYIKIYKCKNRYREREPGGVLGGPGPAPPPRGASAAFPFFFSFLRVFYEKKKKNPNQNEIPASLGMEMGQPGQLLSRGTPAPPRCPPRCPPRCPPRAPGSAAASPGTTGSGIRVGVPGVGSTGGGVGWSLSTCPGGDSGGDGPGQVGWTPQDRWDGLGQVGKTRDRWGWMAWDRWGWTPQDRWGWTPQDRGGWTPQDRWDGHPRTGGMDTPGQGGMDTPGQVGMDTPGQVGWTPQDRWDGHPRTGGDGPGQGGWTPQDRWDGHPRTGGMDTPGQVGMDTPGQGGIHGPAAIPGSSLCTPQRLRGSHPDPKTGAGNSGSPPGLLTRAAHPKAAAWERSQFPFGDPPPAPHSPGDVAGAGRGG
- the LOC127060453 gene encoding collagen alpha-1(IV) chain-like isoform X7, whose product is MLKVSYIKIYKCKNRYREREPGGVLGGPGPAPPPRGASAAFPFFFSFLRVFYEKKKKNPNQNEIPASLGMEMGQPGQLLSRGTPAPPRCPPRCPPRCPPRAPGSAAASPGTTGSGIRVGVPGVGSTGGGVGWSLSTCPGGDSGGDGPGQVGWTPQDRWDGLGQVGKTRDRWGWMAWDRWEWPGAGGDGWPGTGRDGHPRTGGMDTPGQGGDGHPRTGGDGHPRTGGDGHPRTGGMDTPGQVGMDTPGQGGIHGPAAIPGSSLCTPQRLRGSHPDPKTGAGNSGSPPGLLTRAAHPKAAAWERSQFPFGDPPPAPHSPGDVAGAGRGG
- the LOC127060453 gene encoding collagen alpha-1(I) chain-like isoform X11 yields the protein MLKVSYIKIYKCKNRYREREPGGVLGGPGPAPPPRGASAAFPFFFSFLRVFYEKKKKNPNQNEIPASLGMEMGQPGQLLSRGTPAPPRCPPRCPPRCPPRAPGSAAASPGTTGSGIRVGVPGVGSTGGGVGWSLSTCPGGDSGGDGPGQVGWTPQDRWDGLGQVGKTRDRWGWMAWDRWGWTPQDRWGWTPQDRGGWTPQDRWGWTPQDRGMDTPGQVGMDTPGQGGIHGPAAIPGSSLCTPQRLRGSHPDPKTGAGNSGSPPGLLTRAAHPKAAAWERSQFPFGDPPPAPHSPGDVAGAGRGG
- the LOC127060453 gene encoding uncharacterized protein LOC127060453 isoform X9 — protein: MLKVSYIKIYKCKNRYREREPGGVLGGPGPAPPPRGASAAFPFFFSFLRVFYEKKKKNPNQNEIPASLGMEMGQPGQLLSRGTPAPPRCPPRCPPRCPPRAPGSAAASPGTTGSGIRVGVPGVGSTGGGVGWSLSTCPGGDSGGDGPGQVGWTPQDRWDGLGQVGKTRDRWGWMAWDRWEWPGAGGDGWPGTGRDGHPRTGGMDTPGQGGDGHPRTGGDGHPRTGGDGHPRTGGDGHPRTGGDGHPRTGGMDTPGQGGWTPQDRGGWTPQDRWGWTPQDRWDGHPRTGGMDTPGQVGMAQDRGDGHPRIGGMDTPGQVGWTPRDR